DNA sequence from the Pseudophryne corroboree isolate aPseCor3 chromosome 6, aPseCor3.hap2, whole genome shotgun sequence genome:
AGTGAATGTTCCAGGGAGCTAAATAAGTTAGCTGATTCCTTATCCATGAAAAACCTCACACTGGATCAGGCGTCTCTGGAAGCAGAAATTTTTCTCAGCATTGTGAACACTTTTGGACAGCCACAAGAGGACCTGTTTGCAACTCCAAACACACAGGTTCCAACCATCATGTTCAAAATCTGGACTCAAGGGTCCCTCCACATGGATGCAATGTCCTTCCCATGAACAGGCCTTCTTCCATACGCCTTTCCTCCACAAGATCAAAGTAGATGGGGTTTCTCAACTTATTCTAGTATACCTGTCAGGCCCTCCAGAATTTGGTTCCACTTGATCACACTACCCCACAAGGAACCCAAGCATGTCTAAAGATTGCTTCCAAGGGACTCCATAATTTCTACAGGGGCTCTCCCATTGCATGTGGAAAGCGACATTATTCAGTTGTTGTCCGCCACTAACCTCTTGGCCTCCCCCATGGCCTTGATAAACGCTTCTCTTAGACCCAGCACAAGATCCAGATACCAGCCCATCATAGATGTTAGTTTTTGGCATGGCTGGTTTCTCAGGCTTCGTCCTCGGGCTCTCTTTCTGAGCCTAACTTATCAAAGGAATTTGTGTACGCTAAGCTTGAGTCAGGCCTTGCTTCCACCACGATACATTCATATGGCTTTGCCCTGGTTATCCTTATTCCAGGCTATACTATAGATTTTAAAGATATTTTCTTGTGTAGACCTTTGTGCCCAAAATACTCTACTACGTGGAACATTAATCCTTTTCTGAACTTCTTAGCCACTACTACTTCTACCGTCAACATCTCTGATCTTTCAAGTAGGTTAGCTTCACTGCTAGCAATGCCATTTGCAGCCAGAGGGGCTGAACTTTTGTTAATACACACATCTGAACCCTGGATGACACCCACTCCAATGGGTTTCTATATTGTCCTAAGTGGACACACAAAGACCAGTTCCATTCAAACCCCCCTGGTGGAATTCGATCTAGTCAGAGACCAGTCAGATCCTGATCTTCGCATAGTCGAATGCTCATCTACTTACCTTATATTGACAGTTCCACTGAGGAACACATTTCTAACCTCATTATCATATGCCGTAAACCTTTTCATCCTGCCAGACCTTCCACGATTAGTGGTTGGATAGTTTCCGACGTGCAGAGGTCAGAAATAGACACCTCCTTCCTCAGAGGTCACTCCATTTGCAGTGCTGCCAGGACTTCATCAGATACTAGAGGCTTACCATTACAGTCCATAATGCAAGCCACACGTCGTCCACTCGTACCTTCGTTAAACATTATTGGAGGCCTTCCAAAACCCAAAGTATAGAATTCcttagagcaaccaccaggtatgtggtagtctactcaaaagctgttgctaggtggcaagcctcccctacaaacaaacactagtttgcaggatcTATGATcggcaaactctctttgttctggGGAAATAGTACAACCACAAtagcaacagctcccacccaactcaccctataccttgctaggtctgttggttgtaCTCTCTAACATAAGTTAGTAGTTATACCTGATCTCTGCTTTGATTTCAGGCGCTCCAAAAGGTCAGAAGAAGCAGCTGCAAGCGCAGCTGGCGAAGGTTTAAAAGTAGTTTTACCTTTAACTCTTATGGTCACCACAAGTTCGCATGAGCTTTGATTATGTTTCTAATATCAAGGCAACATAAGAGTTCATTCTTCAGGCATTCACATTTGGCTTCCTTATTATCTTATTCTACAGTTTGATAGTTTCTATTAAACATACTTGTTTCTGACTCAACATGGTCATTTGTCTACCTTAATTACAAGGCTACAGGAATTAGGGTGATCTCACCCTTCCTAATCTCACTCTTGTTCTAGTTGGGATTGCCATCTGTAAGCTTCTGTAAAAATCAAGTCACTGTGTGACGCTTTATACCGGTCGCATGATCACGGGTGCATGTTCGTGACACGTGTGGTGCGTGCTCGGTGCGCATCGGTGACGTGCAGCTGCGACCCACGGCTCTGCTCTGCCCCGCTTACCCTGGCTGTAGagaaggtaagtgaaagttttctttcacttTACCTTCTCAGCGCACATCCGGAGGCTTCCACCTaaaccaccagctgttgctaggtggcaattctATTCCCTAGAACAAGAGAAGAGAGTTTGCaaatcatagattcctgcaaactagtgtttttcTTTGTCTACTGTTTGCATACAACACTGTATTTATTTAGTTTCATTAACTTATCTGGTACTGTAATATACCTTTTGAGTCATGGTAAATGATTTGTAACATCTGTGACATTTTTATGTGTAATAAAACAAAATATGTTTAGCTAAGTACTTACACATTCTTTCAGACAACTTCCTTGTGAGGTTTTTCTTTTCTTTGGAAATACTTGTGTACTTTACTTGttaccttttttttattatttttaaacattttaCATAGTGAACATTGTTTAAAGCTTTGTTCTGTTTATGCAGTGTTTTGTTTTTGAATTACAGTACATTCTGACTACTATATCTAATATATGCTGAATATCTAAAAATAACCTGTTTTTACCCATGCTGTTCCAGAAATCTCCCACGTCATGACATTTtttagcagtgctcttcacagtaATTTAACAAAACAAAATCTCGGAATCAGAGGTTATGTTTGTGTGTAGGACATCATTGCCGAGGGCAACATCTGTTTTCTCTTTTACTCATCCAGAGGTTGTGAGCAGAACTCACTGCTGGGAGAACAGACCATGCAACTCAACTCAGGGATATAGAATCTGCCTTATAGGCTTAGGTGAGATCCTTTATATTGCCTGGGTGCCATCAGGCTGGTACACCCAGTACTGGGCCTGGACTCAAAGGGGGGGTGGTGCCTGTGGCCTGCCATTGATACCATCTGGTAGGGGCGTAAACTCATACCAGATCCCGGACTCAAAATATTTCAGCGTTATGGGGATACTTGAAGTCCATGAAGGATTGCAAATAGTCATCAAGCAATGCAACATAGCAGTTACCAATCAATGATGTGTTCACACTTGAACTTTACCTTCAGCCCGAGACAACTTGAACCGTGACTCATCAGACCATGCCACATGTTGCCAGTCCTCCGGGGACCAATGAGTGATGTCATGAGCCCAGATGAGGCACTGTGTCCGGTGTTGTACTGTTAACAGGGGCACTCTGGTGGGTCTTCTGCTCACATGTCCTATGGAAGCTATAGAAAGCTAcactgacctgctggatatgcGTCTGGTACCTtctgcattgaatgtggatgtgattcGATCCAGCGTTGCTTGTCTGTTACTATGGACAATTCTGCCCAGACACCACTGGTCACGCTCATTAACCAAGCCAAGGTACTGTCCACAGTAGGTGGTAATGCCTTCCATGAGGTATTACCAGTATATACGTGACACCATAGATTGAGGAATGCTGACTGTTCGCACAGCTTCGGAAATAGAATGTCCCATCCGTTTGGCACCCACTATTATGCTCTGTTCAAACTCCGCTAATTCACATAGGCTTTCTATGAGCAATCTAGCCGGTCTTCAAAATTACAAAATGTCATATTACAATTGATGAGGTCTGGGCATTTGCAAGATGTCACAGTATGGTCGTGCTACCTACTATTACCTTTTAAATactgctatcccatgacttttggcactttaATGTAGAGGCCCGcagaagtgatacagtggagaagttgcacccaTTCAGATGTACGAGGAATTGCCACAAAAATGCATATAACTCTAAACTGTAGTTGCACAGAGATGCGTATGCCCAGCTTGGAAGTGAAAAGTCACATGATCTGTCCACAAAATAGAGTTGCATTAAATCGAGCACAGTTTGTACAGGCATTTTTATGTTAGTGTATCTAAATTGTGCTTAATCTCATACTTTATTGGAAAAATAAATTCTATAACTACACTATAAAAGTAGGCATTATGACAAAAGGTCACTTAGAGACAAGCTTGTGTGAATGCTGGGGAATAAGTAAAATACAATCTGCACAGAACCAGAGCTGCAAGGCAAATAGCTCTTTTGAGTGCCCAGATGAAACCTGCTTACTATAGGAAAAGCAGTAAAATTGACAGCCACAGCGGATCAGATAAGTATGGAATAACAGAGATAAAAATAGCTGCAAGGGACTCTGGCCTTAATCGAATATACATCTAGACTTAAATGATATACACAAGAGCCTGAAACAATAAACAAAATGGTTTTAGACGTTACTGTTGGACAAACATGTTTTGTTTTTCCTTCTTTAGGTAATGCTGCTTCTAAATTAAGCCACCTATATTTTATGTTCTATAATGTGGTTCTTTAGATTTATATAAGAGATAGGTTACATATTAAGAAAATATTACATCAAGTTGCGTGctgacacttaggggtatatgcaattgcggtcgaattcatgaaaatgtcgaaaaacggggcattttcgacaaaaaaaaatgtcgaattggattcgtcaatgcaatacagtacttttcgtcaaaatacctgccgtttcagattcaacTTTTTGCAAATCGcctttttcaaaattcgacatgtctgcaatggtcaaaatgcggcttttcgacaaaagtatattcaattgaagaatgtcgattcgccaacagtgcttttcgacagcaatttcgtcaattttattccgcctcactttgctggcgggatctaataatttttttttttttaaatgtattttttttttgctttttggattgctaatagcatatctatttatatttgaagggattatctacttggtttgtctttttttgactcacaggtattatttaattgattttttaaaagaatatttttttcttcactctgctgagggaaatgtacccatgatttcacagttttacccaggatacacttctgcaaagccactccagtattggaccagtttaccccactctaccatggacgtcctacttgtgatgtggacctgaaccaccgccatgttagtcactctttcaggtgagatttATTGGCCAAAaatccatcttgtctgagtaacctgtgtgtatgcggtgttgctgggaccttttgttctttcccagggtggaggaaacgctctcaaattagctcctcattctcttccacaggtcttgcggagtatccttcccaaggtgcaggaaccagcgtggatgaagtgacaggacagttcccctgctgtaccttgtgtttggatgacacaaatacctggaacctcctactattctcttccacaggtcttgcggagtatccttcccaagttgcgtggatgtgaagggacacgactgttcccctgatgtaccataggcgacctacttgtgatgtggacctggacctctgccatgtagcagacaaccccactcaggtgagatgtattgcccaaaaccccctcctgtccaagtcaccccggcgtgtcccaagtgcagccctccggcatttgcaaaactgcacatccaatcatgccctgacagcaatgcttacgctgtgtcagggcatgcttggatgtgtagtttctcaagtgccggagggttgcatttggggccgctgtaacctgcttgtgtcaaagtgttgcttgtaccttttccatagaagggtgacacttccAATACCTGGGACCtcgtactattctcttccacaggtcttgcggagtatccttcccaagttgcgtggatgtgaagggacacgactgttcccctgatgtaccatgggcgacctaacacaataccactgcatctcatatattacattttatttactaataatttaaagaaaaacacaaaacttctcattttcaaCATTTattgaataaatataaataattgtattttattttggaataaaaaataaaatgtaataaaacaaaaaaaggagtgtttgttcttctttacattcttttcttgtgtagatatctgtgaaaaaaaatatattaagtTAAGACACtagtgatgtcatgttcattcctttccaaagaacatttgtggaaccacacagcccagcatgacccattgctgggctgtgtggttacacaagggcaggcggtccaaagtggaatagtggtgtcagtggtcagcactttgacacgcctgcccttgtggaaccacacagcccagcatgacccattgctgggctgtgtggttccacaagggcaggcggtccaaagtttcttgaatatatacattgaaacatggctttactcaccttggtacgcacaacatgaactacgccgtccacttcaattttccacccattcctatgaagaagccaaaaataaacactagtgaatagtaaattcacacaacagtgaaagcctattgtacaccaatacaaaaaggagtttttttggtaaaaaaaaagtggtatcagaatagctctttggcccatcatacatgtagccacaaggagctttcatccgttaccacacgcacccgcatacatgcccgcgcatgtatgcctagacataaagctccttggtagtacccggtcacaggtgggggagcccaacacaaatataaaacaatagtaagaaaaaaaaaactaatgggagggggagaaagggatacatgaaaaacataagagtaaataaaacaatacgaccgggcttatggtggttgtccgtccggatcctcttcttcctcctgatggggcgtcgatgccctgggcggctgaggagtgtgttgacttggcctcggtggccgtgcgggtgtagatgttgtggccggtgttggtggtggaggcatctggtgggtggggtacatccctgtatatccttggtacagctgtgaccgtctataccaggatggtggtggaggaagggaaggaggcgtccatgtggcttgtgatggcggaagtggtggttcaccagcgtgttgatgagctggctctgggagcttatcgtacatcatctgcagtgtggttgcgatgatctgttggctggatgccgaatgtcgttggctctccgacatgttgtcaatgctgtgtgccaggcatgatgtgttctccaccagccggttgatggatgtggccagaatgtgaaggatgtccatagtctccctgtgatcttctcgtctggtcttttgcatttcggccgtgctgtcggcatgagccttttgcatttcaaccagaccgtttgccatctgctccattatcttctcaatggtgtccagtctggttccaacgacattcgtgtaagtatcctggcgggaagtaatctcggatgccagggtgtgtaccctctgaacatttgagggatcctgcccttgctgtacgtctgccaccaattgcatttgtgcagctgaaaagaaaattagaaattagtatacacattcatacatttgtttgaaggctcacaattcaataTTTACTCAcatagggatgtagaaacagcaggctgctgcacttccacctcgtcgtccgacgaatcctgtaggagatccggcctgtagaaGAAACCAATCctcgacgcaagtccgctgctggtccgtggcacctctgtttgcaatagaaaaaaaaatcaaagttaataaactatacaaaaatggtgcaccccccccacccctcccagcccccccaaaaaaagtaaatacaaaccttctccatccggaggtgccgctgctccaggagcttcgcttgtcctcaattctggagaattttcaagggtccggctggatacttctgcacggctgtcttcaaacccaagaaaagtctcgtccgttaaccctgtagactcaaacagttcgggtgatgggtacacaagggtagtgtcttgttgaggctcttcggtcacagtcccagagctcctggagagatgacgagctggtgatggcctgcgcgcaggagatgtagtttggcgcccatctggtggtgtggtcgtcgatggtgtctggcgcacaggtgacgttccgcgcactgatgtctggcgcgcaggtgatggtctgtgcGCTGAcaatgtctggcgcacaggtgactttctgcgctgacgatgtgtggcgcgcaggtgatgatctgcgcgctgccgATGCTTGcttgcaggtgatggtccgcgcgctgctgccgatgcctgctgcgcaggtgatggtccgcgtgctggcgatgtcctgcgcgcaggtgatgtcctctgggcaggcgtgtctgtgaaaaaaaaaaaacacattagcaaatacaaaaaaaaaaaagatttagtacagctcatctgaatgtattcttaccatcaggcctccttttggactgcttgtctcccgccgtcttccgtcttctgggcggttcttcctcctcgggaaagccagcaggacggctggagtccacacctccgcgaactccttggaacatgacagggttcatgcgccttttaataacgtcctcccagggtagccacttcagattgagagctggaccacctcccgtagctgtctcatgtcggcgctgaatccccatcttctttttggtctgtctgcggcaatcactgtaccgcttcatgcagtttccggtgctccggcggtttccagatactgcagtgacttgtctcgcgatggcatcccagatgtttcgcttggtcttagctgctgtggtctgtgcccttggtccatacagaacgtcgtaggacctgtcgacgccatccactagggcacagttttccgcctcagtgtatcttggtccacgcggcttcttcggtcctgcatcttcaccagaggcttcctcctccgactgctcctctggctggcttcttacctttcaggattaaaaaaaaaaccatgcatttaataagatcggtatgtacctgtgagtgtcagtatccctggcagtgcgcaaagatacctgtaggtgtgcatggcagtgcgcaaactagggtgtgtcaagttggatgctattgtgtctgcaggtgttgtcagtatttacctttctaggctttttctttttctttgacttctccatttggtcccttaacgaccgcggctggtcaccgcatgcctggtcggtcgtatcctcctcctgggtcggctcccactcctcgttgcttgctatgcagggaaagttcttctgaggggtggggggaaggggcggggatcggggccgcttgtccctggacatctctgttgtaaaaagaaaaaaaaatatttttacaaatttaacacacattacaaaattacatgcaaccacacgtca
Encoded proteins:
- the LOC134935420 gene encoding uncharacterized protein LOC134935420, translated to MQLVADVQQGQDPSNVQRVHTLASEITSRQDTYTNVVGTRLDTIEKIMEQMANGLVEMQKAHADSTAEMQKTRREDHRETMDILHILATSINRLVENTSCLAHSIDNMSESQRHSASSQQIIATTLQMMYDKLPEPAHQHAGEPPLPPSQATWTPPSLPPPPSWYRRSQLYQGYTGMYPTHQMPPPPTPATTSTPARPPRPSQHTPQPPRASTPHQEEEEDPDGQPP